The Poecilia reticulata strain Guanapo linkage group LG1, Guppy_female_1.0+MT, whole genome shotgun sequence DNA window TCAAGGGTTAGGGTTAGCAAATGCGCTGCACTTTGAAGGCATCTCACCCCCAGCAAAACTGTACCACAGAGCGCCGTTGATGATGCCTCTGTTACGATAAAAAGAGGCCCCACATCGGTCCGTGTCGTTGTTTGACATGGTGGCGTGAGCGTCAGCGTAAGTGCGAGCGAGCTGCTTGAAGATCTGAGCGTTGGGAGATTTATTGGTAGTGGGAAAGCTGAGACAAAGTgacaataaagtgtttttttttgtttggtttttgtgaaTCCTCACCTGTTCATCTGGAGTGGGTGAAAGCATCTTCTCCTCATTCGGGTGTCTAGAGAAGTCAAAGGGGTAGGAGACCACCAGCTCGCCTCCGTGGAGGCTGGCAGACTGGACAAACGGCAGTGACCTGATCCACTTCATTACTGCATAGGTCTCTGGCGCCACCTGCAGTTCAAAAGTTGGAACTACATGATTCAGGTTCAAGGCAGTCAAGATGTGAAAAGCCGTTTCATTTTCTTCTACCTTCCCAAACCAGTAGGAGTCAGGGATCGGGATGTGATCTATGCGGTAGTGCCTGCTGCGACGGTTCCGGTAGAAGACGGAGGTGAGGTCGGGAAAATTGCGGTTCAGGTCGAGGTTCTGGGCATTAGCCCGTCCGCTTGTCCATCCATTTAGCAAATGACCCTAAAAGATTTGTGGCGTTAAAATGTGCCAAGTCTTGTATGAAGTGGGAGATTGTAACTGTGGGGATAACGTAAGATAAGTAGCAACAGTGGTTAtgtgaagaaaattaaactgtATTAGTCACAATTTCTACAAGATGAATTTTAGACTTCTTTGTTAGTTCTATTGTTAACATGAAGACAAGACCATGTATCCATAAtaatgaagaggaagaggaaacatGAAGATATTACGTAAGGCCTTTTcctcaagaagaaaaaaaaatgtatgtgcaTGGTTACATATTTGTAGAGTTCAGCCACTGCTAATTTccttatattttaaaatatatatatatttttttacgtttatattttccttttaaagaacCAGATTTCTCTGTAGTCATTTAAAGTTGCCTTGATCTATGTGTCCTCAGGTTTTCTGAATGTAGTTTAAAGCTCATGTTTCTGCTTTCCCCCCCATTTCTGTAGCACTACctgatagttttatttaaaaaggaaccTTAGCTCAAAAAGCTAGTTCCTGCATACAAAGCacggcaacactttatttgaaggggtgtgcataagactgacataatactgtcataaacatgacataacatctgtcctgaacatgaacgagtccttatgaatgtctatgactgtcgtcatgaagtgtcatccggtaaataatgacacttttaatgcaaagttgctctaaaagttgcattgaaagcccgttaaaaatgtcaactttgcattaaattatcataatttataaaatcatgcaaagttggcacttttaatggacttttaatgcaatttttagagtaactttgcattaaaagtgtcattatttaccaaatgacacttcatgacaagtcataaacattcataaagacttctttatatTCATGACAGgcgttatgtcatgtttatgacagtgtcatgtcagtcttattcacacccctttaaataaagtgttacccagaGCACTTGGCAAATGATCTATTGTAAATTTTCATAAGGTGTATAGTTAGTAGTCTGATGCAGAAACACAttagtttaaattgtttttagctAAATCAGTAAAATATGCCAAACTTGACATTACCATCAGTTTGATTACCTGTAAAATAATAGTTTGCTGAAACGAGATGATTATCAGAAAGCTGCAATACGAACATGATTATGTCGGTTCCAATCAAGGACACGCCAAAGATGCCTCCGAGTACAAGATGTTGACTTTAACCAATACAACAACATGGAAGCAAAGACACATTAGTTTTGTTCAGGTTTGCAGAGTAATATCTTCTGGATAACTTATTATTGACTTACATATATTGCTTACAAGCATCTGATGGAGCACTAAATATTCAGATTATGTATAAAGGGCTAAgcttctattttattatttatgttatgGAGCCAACCTAATAACCAGAGTTTATGtgctgatgtgaaaaaaaaaacagtccataGATAAATGTTGAAATACTGGAGGATTATTGAGCAAGGCCACtttaaaagctaataaaaactcTGGTtctctgaaaacataaaatataaacgAATGAGGGGTCATGTTGGGCAGCTCTGCATGTTGCCATATACGTGCAAAAATATAGAAACAGTTTCCTCTTCTATATTTCAGATGTCGACTAGGAAGCAAAACTTCCCCATTTAAGACACTCTTTGGGAATTACTAGCACACATGCAATGCATGTCAAAAGACAAATTTCAAGTAGCTGTTcttaatgaattaaaattttgatcACAGCCCATCAACCAAGAAAAACACCGTAAatcaaatgaatattttaaccATGCAATGTGAGGCTCTGCTCTGACCAAAACTGGCTCTGAAACACCTTATTTCCAAACAGCAGCTTCCGTCTGACCTGATTGGAAGTATATATGCACACACTGCGGCATGCACATGACCAGTTAACAGAATAATGTCCATGCAGAGATTGGAGGCAAACGATTAGGTCTGATGTGTGAGTGAATGTGCAGAACATCCGAAAAACACAAAAGGCGTCGGTGCCCATTTTGGAAACATGCAATTTCCAGAGCCGGCTGAAGTGTTCAACCCTGTTggaagacatttctgaaaatgaaaacagagccatctgtgaattttatttgtCCTTATCCTGACCTCACTGGTTGATCAACTTGAGGCTGGGATTGTTCCCAGACCAAGTGGGATGATCagacagtcagaaaaaaaaaatagttgatAGAAGTTTGCATTCTTCAACGTTCAAAGCACAAGCAAGAGAAGCACAGCAGCCAAAAAAGGATCGAGAGCGGATAATGGTGGTTTGTCCTTCGTTTTGTTAACAATATTTACTTCCTGGTTGGAGAGCTCCGGGTCATTGCTTTCCTCTACCTCTGAGGCGGCCACCTCGTAACCGTCAGGGTTCATGGAGGCCAGAATGTGAATGCGAGTGTTGTTAATGATGGACTGAATTCGTTGGTTTCCCAGGGTGTACTCCGAGCACAGGTACTGCGCTAAGTAGATGAGCAGCTGACGTCCTAGCACCTCATTTCCATGCATGTTGCCAATCAACTTAATCTCTGGCTCcactgcagaaaatgaaaatggaaatgagcacaataaagaaaaacaacaacacttaATGCTTGGCCATATGGGTTGGGATAATTTCTCTCTCTTAGTAATaaagaaattcatttaaaacttgcattttgtatttacttgcATTGTCTTTGACTagtatttaaattggtttgatgttctgcAACACATTCCTTCTTCAGGACATGAGCAGCTTGCTGCTAGTGATGGGACCTTGAACTTCTGCTCTCAACCAGAAAGTCTTGAAGGAAAATGTCCAACCATCTGTTTGTAACCTTGAGCTCAGTCAAGATTGGGTTATAAAGCAGTACCATGGTTCAGAACTCATTAGAAAATCTAACTCTGACttagaataaaacaaaggtTTTGGACTGGCCTCATCCAAGTCGGAATATTAAATCCAAATGTGTCATTTTGGCATGACCTTACAAAGGTCATTTGGGCTCAAAAACGATCAATTgttgctgaattaaaacaattctgccaAGAAGAGTGGGTCAAAATTCGTTTACAGCATGTAGAAGACTCTTTGAAAAAATATCGCAGATCCTCTATGATAATTATTGCTACAAAGTGTAGCTTAATTAAGTTTAGGAAGTAGTTACATAGAACCCAGCTGGTCTGAATGGCTTATTACTTAAAAACCGGATTTCATATTTACTTTGGTTATCtttaatactaaaaataaatttagttgATGATTTGACTGATGACCAGAAACATTTGCATGTGGCAAAAATGCGGAAGCAGAAGAATATCTCTTTCGCAGAATTGTTCTAAAAGTCACAACAGTGTGACGCTGTTCACTCACGCAGCTCATGATGTCCTGGGTTGTCGGTGAATTCAATAACCAACAGATCTCTGCCTTCGGTGCTCCGTCCGATGCTGTAGACATGAGAGATGTGGGAGCACTTGGCTGCCGTCCTCTTCAGTAAGCTGTACATCTGGGCGTTAGAGGCGTAGATGAACTGGATGATGGTGCTCGGTTCTTCGGGAGAGAGACTGGACAATGCCACCTCCTGTCTGGCTGGAGGGAATATGTGGGAGAGGACAGAGGGCTGGTTGTGTTGGTTTCAAACTTTACCTCAGCACAAAGCGTCCAAGTGGCACAAGACTCTGATCTTTACCTCTCATCCCAGATAGCGGGTCAAAACACCCCTCCTCGCTTGCAGCAAAGAAGCGATCGCAATCCAGGAAGTAGGGCCAGGCCATCTCTATGGCCTCAAAGGCGTGCATGCAGTCTTTTCTCAATGCTTCGCATGTGCTGCGGCACGGTTTGATCATCTTGTTGTCCCGACAGGGCGAGGCCAGCACCGAACACCCTACGAGACGGATCTCGGGGGAGCACTCACCATTGAGGAGACCGTGGATGACACTCAGGAGGAGGTACTCTGCTCCTGACTCGGCTTCAAAACGACTCCGGTGACCAAGAATGTTGGGGAATATGGTTCTGTAGAAATGGGAGAATGCTCTTatggaaatatttacatacacccTATGCATCAATAGTTTGTGGAGCCATGGTTAGAAGCAATAACTTGATAAAGTCTCTAAATCTCTGAGATTCCATCAATTTCTCATGTTATTGTTGGAGAAATCTTGTCCAACTGTTTCAGTTCTTTGAATTTGTCACACATTTGTCTCTGCACAGCTCTCTTGAGACTCAGCAGAGCGTTTCAGTCAggataaaaaatgaaattcaacTAAGTCATTGCAACCCTTGTtcatacattattattattattattattattattattattattattattattattattattattattattattatttatttattttcttcttgatACATTCTTGTTGATGTGATGGTGGGTTTGagatcattgtcctgttgaactAAACTCTGAGCTAAGAGTTTGTATCATTACAAATGAGATGTTTCTGAGAAGATGCTGTTTAGTTTTTGCCTTACATAGTAACATAGTGCTGCAAATTATAGCCAAACATCTCTACTTTGTTATTATGTGCAAAAGACACTGGAAGTAGTTTACTTAGATACAACTTAGAAAACCTTAGTAGTGTCCTGGCTGCAAgacataattaaaacaatacatattCCGTATTATTATAACTGTGCTGGGAAACTTTAGCCTTTTAGATGTGGCTCTTgggttttttgcagtttctctgAGCATTGTGAAGTCTAACCTTGGGGTGGACCTCTACTCCTAGGAAGATTTCCAATTCATTCCACCTTCTGAATATGTATTCCTGATGTAAATAATTAACTTCAGTCAGTCTGAAAAAGACATTaatagacaaataaaatattttacagatagGATCACTGTAGGCCTACTTAGTCTTAAAGTACTTGAGTTCATTTTGTTGGCAGCACCCATCTGCTACTTAATGCATTAAACACAGAGGCAGAAAAATGTGTACCTAAGGTAATTCTTCCGCATGTCTGTACTGACAGGTATAAAAGTGTTCATTTTGCATGACTGTAATCCCTGATAAGAGCTGATGTGAATTTAAACATTATGTGGTTTATAAGTACAAGAGTCAGTGacttaaagcaaaataaataaataaataaataataataataataataataataataataataataataaaattggGGATAATGTCTTTGTTCTGTTGACTTTTGATTGGCTTTCTAAGCAGCATGACTCACGCTGAGTACTCCAGATCATTGCAGTAGCCCAGGTTCAGCTCTGTGCAGGTAGCTGCTGGAACACAATAAAGATGGAGAAAGTGTATtacaaaaatagttttgatggagcaagaacattttaaattgtttctattttttgttggCAAAAACACTGTATTTCTCTTCAAGGTCACACATACACATGGATgggataataataatgaataattttacattttagtgcAGTACTTTGTAGCTCTGCAAATAATTTGTtgctcaaaacaataaaataaactcactttaaagtggaaattttcttctgattttttttttttagactttcaaacatctgttatttaaaaaggtttagCACGAGTGATTATCTTTAAGTAGCATTTTCTATTTGAAACAGCTTATTCTTCCACAAAGGACAACTACAGCTTGAAAACAGTATACTTCAAAGATATTTCAcgtgtaatatttatttttactttttgcgcGTCTATATTTTATGAACTCAACTCCGTGtagaaagaaaagctaaacaGACACATACTTGTTTCATCGTgtgcgctgctgctgctgctgctgctgctgctgcatcttcCTGTGAGGAAAACCGAGAATGACGGACAAAAAACTACAGCAGTGAATCCCAAACTCAAAGCCAGGGGGCGACATCTTCAAACGCACGACGAACTGAATTTGAAAGAGTTTACTGTGAGTTAACAATTAAGAGAGTTGagggtaaaaacaataaaaacccgTGAGAGGGTCCGACTTTATACGTCCCTAAATTAGGCTGAGAAACAGAACAATGAGAGAAAACGACGAGTACAACAATCAGTTAGTGCAACTCAACTcaactcaacttttttttttttttttttagcacataaTAAATGATTTCTAAACGCAGGTTTAAATGCTGGTAACAGTATAGAACTGACAGAATCATCCACTGTCCTAAATGAAAAAGCGGTCCCGTGTCTCCTATTTTCGCCCCAGGAGAACTTTGCATTTCGCCCTCTGATTGcgatgtggggaaaaaaaaaaaaaaaaaaaaaaaacttgagcgCGGCCATTGTTTTCTCTTACCTAAAAATTCGTCTCCCGGATGACACGGCTGTTGCGGGGCGCCANNNNNNNNNNNNNNNNNNNNNNNNNNNNNNNNNNNNNNNNNNNNNNNNNNNNNNNNNNNNNNNNNNNNNNNNNNNNNNNNNNNNNNNNNNNNNNNNNNNNNNNNNNNNNNNNNNNNNNNNNNNNNNNNNNNNNNNNNNNNNNNNNNNNNNNNNNNNNNNNNNNNNNNNNNNNNNNNNNNNNNNNNNNNNNNNNNNNNNNNNNNNNNNNNNNNNNNNNNNNNNNNNNNNNNNNNNNNNNNNNNNNNNNNNNNNgtgtgtgtgtgtgtgtgtgtgtgtgtgtgtgtgtgtgcgtgtgtgtgtgtgtgtgtgtgtgtgtgtattggagtgagaaagagagagtagAGGAACGTGGCTTGTGTGGTCAAGTTAAAATGAGTGCTTGTTTCGTACACGCGTAATAAAAGCTTGTGAGGCATCCAACGATGCCTCTCCCCGCCTTCCTCCATCTTTACTCTGTGCTTACTTTCCACGCTTTTACATCCTCAAAACAATGCACCATTATGTGGAGCTGTTGCCTACCCGACAGGGGTTCCGGAGGCTTCcaataagaaaaatgtaacgTTTAGAGGAGAAATTTAGggctctggattttatttctcctttaggaaaataaacacaCGGCTGCTACTACTCAGCAGCCTCAACTTTAGGCCTCTCCACATATTTTCTATCAGACACAAGTCAAGATTCTGTTTGGGCCACtccaaaaaatgtcaatgtCGACTTTTAGTCATTAGATCAATGCTGGTAaacttaaaatgtaacattttatctatatttatatttacatctgACAGAgtaatgaataattttgggcttcACGACATCtcttaatataaaataatgattagGCACAAGTGCAAATACTTGAACAAGCTTTGATAAGCGTCAAACTGTGATGACTTGGTGGCTTTGTGAGAACACTTTCAAAACTGCATGTCTTTTTGGATGTTCCAGGTGAACAGTGGTCAGCATCAAAAGCGATGAACCAGCGAGAGCATCATGGGTAGTCAAGACTGGCACCTGTAGTCCTGCTAATGTTGTCGCTCAAAGTGTTTGTTCGATCATTGAGATACAAAGCTGCAGATCAGTCAGGATGGAAATGCTGACCCCCTGACCACAACTATAACCAGCAACATGGGCAGTGGAAGGAGATAGCCTGGTCCGATGAATTACATCGTCTTCAACATCCAGAGGATGATTGAAGATAGATgggatctaaaaaaaaaaaaaaaaaaatcagctactGCTGTTGACCTCAAAATCTGATCCAGTCGGGTAAATGTGAGACGTGCTGAACAAGGTGGACACAATGTTAGGCTTTATCAGTGTGTAGTACCCCCTTCAGAAACTGGCCATCCAGTGACACCATTTTTAAGTCTATGTCTagtcaaacacagaaaaaagaaagagattcTGAAAGCCAGGATTGGCTGGCCCGTTTGATCAACTTTTCACTGTTCCTGCAGTTGCGATGATTGGAGATGTCACATTTTCTGgcgtttttaattaaaattctgCGTTGCGAGGTTTACACGAGGTGACAACTGGAGCGTAATGAGCCACATAATGTCTGTGTCTGATGAGCTCATGCTCGACTCAGCGTGTCTCTGGGTGTCTGGGGGCGGGGGTGTTTAAATCGCCTTCTTGCTGTGATTTAATAGTTTCGcacgtttattttttattgttgtgcaCAACAATAACACTTCATTAACACAAGAAGTAATATCAGCTGTAACATTTTCCCAACAGCCTCTTACAAAACTCACTGTTACATCACTCCAGACACACATCAAGACGGCGATAGACaggatgttttagttttcagcGCACCAACATAGCAGCCATGCAGACAGCGG harbors:
- the cpz gene encoding carboxypeptidase Z isoform X2, with amino-acid sequence MYSLLKRTAAKCSHISHVYSIGRSTEGRDLLVIEFTDNPGHHELLEPEIKLIGNMHGNEVLGRQLLIYLAQYLCSEYTLGNQRIQSIINNTRIHILASMNPDGYEVAASEVEESNDPELSNQEGHLLNGWTSGRANAQNLDLNRNFPDLTSVFYRNRRSRHYRIDHIPIPDSYWFGKVAPETYAVMKWIRSLPFVQSASLHGGELVVSYPFDFSRHPNEEKMLSPTPDEQIFKQLARTYADAHATMSNNDTDRCGASFYRNRGIINGALWYSFAGGMSDFNYLHTNCMEITVELGCDKFPSEAELYPEWKRNKEALLSFLESVHRGVKGVVRDTHGNGIKGATVSVRGIRKDVTTAEDGDYWRLVNPGTHILTATAKGYSKVSKRVYLPHNLNKAGQVDFVLEKLPVEPDIDDHLFPTADSWDRFDPYNQFERHGEPVVTEEGIERQEKPWWWNYFSQSGMSSPNWLLKNV
- the cpz gene encoding carboxypeptidase Z isoform X1, which translates into the protein MIKPCRSTCEALRKDCMHAFEAIEMAWPYFLDCDRFFAASEEGCFDPLSGMRARQEVALSSLSPEEPSTIIQFIYASNAQMYSLLKRTAAKCSHISHVYSIGRSTEGRDLLVIEFTDNPGHHELLEPEIKLIGNMHGNEVLGRQLLIYLAQYLCSEYTLGNQRIQSIINNTRIHILASMNPDGYEVAASEGHLLNGWTSGRANAQNLDLNRNFPDLTSVFYRNRRSRHYRIDHIPIPDSYWFGKVAPETYAVMKWIRSLPFVQSASLHGGELVVSYPFDFSRHPNEEKMLSPTPDEQIFKQLARTYADAHATMSNNDTDRCGASFYRNRGIINGALWYSFAGGMSDFNYLHTNCMEITVELGCDKFPSEAELYPEWKRNKEALLSFLESVHRGVKGVVRDTHGNGIKGATVSVRGIRKDVTTAEDGDYWRLVNPGTHILTATAKGYSKVSKRVYLPHNLNKAGQVDFVLEKLPVEPDIDDHLFPTADSWDRFDPYNQFERHGEPVVTEEGIERQEKPWWWNYFSQSGMSSPNWLLKNV